The following coding sequences are from one Canis lupus baileyi chromosome 19, mCanLup2.hap1, whole genome shotgun sequence window:
- the IL17RD gene encoding interleukin-17 receptor D isoform X2 produces the protein MAPWLQLCSVFFTVNACLNGSQLAVAAGGSSRARGADTCGWRGVGPASRNSGLYNITFRYDNCTTYLNPVGKHVIADAQNITISQYACHDQVAVTILWSPGALGIEFLKGFRVILEELKSEGRRCQQLILKDPKQLNSSFKRTGMESQPFLNMKFETDYFVKIVPFPSIKNESNYHPFFFRTRACDLLLQPDNLACKPFWKPRNLNITQHGLDMQVSFDHAPHTFGFRFFYLHYKLKHEGPFKRKACKQEQNTETTSCLLQNVSPGDYIIELVDDTNTTRKVMHYALKPAHSPWAGPIRAVAITVPLVVISAFATLFTVMCRKKQQDEESSESSSYTTALPRERLRPRPKVFLCYSSKDGQNHMNVVRCFAYFLQDFCGCEVALDLWEDFSLCREGQREWVIQKIHESQFIIVVCSKGMKYFVDKKSYKHRGGGWGSGKGELFLVAVSAIAEKLRQAKQSSSGQLSKFITVYFDYSCEGDVPGVLDLSTKYKLMDNLPQLCSHLHSRDHGLPESGPHPGQVSRRNYFRSKSGRSLYVAICNMHQFIDEEPDWFEKQFVPLRPPPLHSREPVLEKFDSGLVLNDVVCKPGPDSSDFCLKAEAVAPGARADSPSEGPHLGLDQDTEVGPGPGGGSVLRPLLHAVKASGPSDMPRDSGIYDSSVPSSELSLPLMEGLSADHTETSSLTESVSSSSGLGEEDPPAFPSKLLTSGACKAEPGCCSYTGELHAVAPL, from the exons GGAGTGGGGCCGGCCAGCAGAAATAGTGGACTGTACAACATCACCTTCAGATATGACA ACTGCACCACTTACTTGAATCCAGTGGGGAAGCATGTGATTGCTGATGCCCAGAACATCACCATCAGTCAGTATGCTTGCCACGACCAAGTGGCGGTCACCATTCTTTGGTCCCCAGGGGCTCTCG GCATCGAATTCCTAAAAGGATTTCGAGTAATACTGGAGGAGCTGAAGTCGGAGGGAAGACGGTGCCAACAACTGATTCTAAAGGACCCAAAGCAGCTCAACAGTAGCTTCAAAAGAACT GGAATGGAATCTCAACCTTTCCTGAATATGAAATTTGAAACGGATTACTTTGTGAAGATTGTCCCCTTTCCttccattaaaaatgaaagcaattacCACCCTTTCTTCTTCAGAACCCGTG CCTGCGACCTATTGTTACAGCCGGACAACCTGGCCTGTAAACCAT TCTGGAAGCCTCGGAACCTGAACATCACTCAGCACGGTTTGGACATGCAGGTGTCTTTTGATCACGCGCCACACACCTTTGGCTTCCGTTTCTTCTATCTTCATTATAAGCTCAAGCATGAAGGGCCTTTCAAGAGAAAGGCCTGTAAACAG gAGCAAAATACAGAGACAACCAGCTGCCTCCTTCAAAATGTTTCTCCTGGGGATTATATAATTGAG CTGGTGGATGACACTAATACAACTAGAAAAGTGATGCATTATGCCTTAAAGCCAG CACATTCCCCGTGGGCTGGGCCCATTAGGGCTGTTGCCATCACCGTGCCACTGGTTGTCATCTCAGCATTTGCCACCCTCTTCACTGTGATGTGCCGCAAGAAGCAACAAG ATGAAGAGAGTTCTGAGTCTTCCTCGTACACCACGGCGCTCCCCAGAGAGAGGCTCCGGCCGCGGCCAAAGGTCTTCCTCTGCTATTCCAGTAAAGATGGCCAGAATCACATGAACGTTGTCCGGTGTTTTGCCTACTTCCTGCAGGACTTCTGCGGCTGTGAG GTGGCTCTGGACCTGTGGGAGGACTTCAGTCTgtgcagagaagggcagagagaatggGTCATCCAGAAGATCCACGAGTCGCAGTTCATCATCGTGGTGTGTTCCAAAGGCATGAAGTATTTTGTGGACAAGAAGAGCTACAAGCACAGAGGCGGAGGCTGGGGCTCGGGAAAGGGTGAGCTCTTCTTGGTGGCTGTGTCGGCCATCGCAGAAAAGCTGCGCCAGGCCAAGCAGAGCTCCTCAGGCCAGCTCAGCAAGTTCATCACCGTTTACTTTGATTACTCCTGCGAGGGAGACGTTCCCGGCGTCCTGGACCTGAGCACCAAGTACAAGCTCATGGACAACCTTCCCCAGCTCTGTTCCCACCTGCACTCCCGAGACCACGGCCTTCCAGAGTCGGGGCCGCACCCCGGGCAGGTGAGCAGAAGGAACTACTTTCGGAGCAAGTCGGGCCGCTCCCTTTACGTGGCCATTTGCAACATGCACCAGTTCATCGATGAGGAGCCCGACTGGTTTGAGAAGCAGTTCGttcccctccgccctccccccctCCACTCCCGAGAGCCGGTGCTGGAGAAGTTTGACTCGGGCTTGGTGTTAAATGACGTCGTGTGCAAACCAGGGCCCGACAGCAGCGATTTCTGCCTCAAGGCTGAGGCTGTGGCCCCTGGGGCGCGGGCCGACTCGCCCTCCGAGGGCCCGCACTTGGGCCTGGACCAAGACACGGAGGTGGGGCCTGGGCCCGGCGGGGGCTCGGTCCTGCGGCCCCTGCTGCACGCCGTGAAAGCCTCCGGCCCCTCGGACATGCCCCGGGACTCGGGCATCTACGACTCGTCCGTGCCCTCCTCGGAGCTGTCCCTGCCCTTAATGGAAGGACTGTCGGCAGACCACACGGAGACATCTTCGCTGACAGAGAGCGTGTCGTCCTCCTCTGGCCTGG gTGAGGAGGAtcctcctgccttcccttccaAGCTTCTCACATCTGGGGCGTGCAAAGCAGAGCCTGGTTGCTGCAGCTACACTGGTGAACTCCATGCGGTCGCCCCTTTGTAA
- the IL17RD gene encoding interleukin-17 receptor D isoform X1: MAPWLQLCSVFFTVNACLNGSQLAVAAGGSSRARGADTCGWRGVGPASRNSGLYNITFRYDNCTTYLNPVGKHVIADAQNITISQYACHDQVAVTILWSPGALGIEFLKGFRVILEELKSEGRRCQQLILKDPKQLNSSFKRTGMESQPFLNMKFETDYFVKIVPFPSIKNESNYHPFFFRTRACDLLLQPDNLACKPFWKPRNLNITQHGLDMQVSFDHAPHTFGFRFFYLHYKLKHEGPFKRKACKQEQNTETTSCLLQNVSPGDYIIELVDDTNTTRKVMHYALKPAHSPWAGPIRAVAITVPLVVISAFATLFTVMCRKKQQENIYSHLDEESSESSSYTTALPRERLRPRPKVFLCYSSKDGQNHMNVVRCFAYFLQDFCGCEVALDLWEDFSLCREGQREWVIQKIHESQFIIVVCSKGMKYFVDKKSYKHRGGGWGSGKGELFLVAVSAIAEKLRQAKQSSSGQLSKFITVYFDYSCEGDVPGVLDLSTKYKLMDNLPQLCSHLHSRDHGLPESGPHPGQVSRRNYFRSKSGRSLYVAICNMHQFIDEEPDWFEKQFVPLRPPPLHSREPVLEKFDSGLVLNDVVCKPGPDSSDFCLKAEAVAPGARADSPSEGPHLGLDQDTEVGPGPGGGSVLRPLLHAVKASGPSDMPRDSGIYDSSVPSSELSLPLMEGLSADHTETSSLTESVSSSSGLGEEDPPAFPSKLLTSGACKAEPGCCSYTGELHAVAPL, from the exons GGAGTGGGGCCGGCCAGCAGAAATAGTGGACTGTACAACATCACCTTCAGATATGACA ACTGCACCACTTACTTGAATCCAGTGGGGAAGCATGTGATTGCTGATGCCCAGAACATCACCATCAGTCAGTATGCTTGCCACGACCAAGTGGCGGTCACCATTCTTTGGTCCCCAGGGGCTCTCG GCATCGAATTCCTAAAAGGATTTCGAGTAATACTGGAGGAGCTGAAGTCGGAGGGAAGACGGTGCCAACAACTGATTCTAAAGGACCCAAAGCAGCTCAACAGTAGCTTCAAAAGAACT GGAATGGAATCTCAACCTTTCCTGAATATGAAATTTGAAACGGATTACTTTGTGAAGATTGTCCCCTTTCCttccattaaaaatgaaagcaattacCACCCTTTCTTCTTCAGAACCCGTG CCTGCGACCTATTGTTACAGCCGGACAACCTGGCCTGTAAACCAT TCTGGAAGCCTCGGAACCTGAACATCACTCAGCACGGTTTGGACATGCAGGTGTCTTTTGATCACGCGCCACACACCTTTGGCTTCCGTTTCTTCTATCTTCATTATAAGCTCAAGCATGAAGGGCCTTTCAAGAGAAAGGCCTGTAAACAG gAGCAAAATACAGAGACAACCAGCTGCCTCCTTCAAAATGTTTCTCCTGGGGATTATATAATTGAG CTGGTGGATGACACTAATACAACTAGAAAAGTGATGCATTATGCCTTAAAGCCAG CACATTCCCCGTGGGCTGGGCCCATTAGGGCTGTTGCCATCACCGTGCCACTGGTTGTCATCTCAGCATTTGCCACCCTCTTCACTGTGATGTGCCGCAAGAAGCAACAAG aaaatatatattcacatttaGATGAAGAGAGTTCTGAGTCTTCCTCGTACACCACGGCGCTCCCCAGAGAGAGGCTCCGGCCGCGGCCAAAGGTCTTCCTCTGCTATTCCAGTAAAGATGGCCAGAATCACATGAACGTTGTCCGGTGTTTTGCCTACTTCCTGCAGGACTTCTGCGGCTGTGAG GTGGCTCTGGACCTGTGGGAGGACTTCAGTCTgtgcagagaagggcagagagaatggGTCATCCAGAAGATCCACGAGTCGCAGTTCATCATCGTGGTGTGTTCCAAAGGCATGAAGTATTTTGTGGACAAGAAGAGCTACAAGCACAGAGGCGGAGGCTGGGGCTCGGGAAAGGGTGAGCTCTTCTTGGTGGCTGTGTCGGCCATCGCAGAAAAGCTGCGCCAGGCCAAGCAGAGCTCCTCAGGCCAGCTCAGCAAGTTCATCACCGTTTACTTTGATTACTCCTGCGAGGGAGACGTTCCCGGCGTCCTGGACCTGAGCACCAAGTACAAGCTCATGGACAACCTTCCCCAGCTCTGTTCCCACCTGCACTCCCGAGACCACGGCCTTCCAGAGTCGGGGCCGCACCCCGGGCAGGTGAGCAGAAGGAACTACTTTCGGAGCAAGTCGGGCCGCTCCCTTTACGTGGCCATTTGCAACATGCACCAGTTCATCGATGAGGAGCCCGACTGGTTTGAGAAGCAGTTCGttcccctccgccctccccccctCCACTCCCGAGAGCCGGTGCTGGAGAAGTTTGACTCGGGCTTGGTGTTAAATGACGTCGTGTGCAAACCAGGGCCCGACAGCAGCGATTTCTGCCTCAAGGCTGAGGCTGTGGCCCCTGGGGCGCGGGCCGACTCGCCCTCCGAGGGCCCGCACTTGGGCCTGGACCAAGACACGGAGGTGGGGCCTGGGCCCGGCGGGGGCTCGGTCCTGCGGCCCCTGCTGCACGCCGTGAAAGCCTCCGGCCCCTCGGACATGCCCCGGGACTCGGGCATCTACGACTCGTCCGTGCCCTCCTCGGAGCTGTCCCTGCCCTTAATGGAAGGACTGTCGGCAGACCACACGGAGACATCTTCGCTGACAGAGAGCGTGTCGTCCTCCTCTGGCCTGG gTGAGGAGGAtcctcctgccttcccttccaAGCTTCTCACATCTGGGGCGTGCAAAGCAGAGCCTGGTTGCTGCAGCTACACTGGTGAACTCCATGCGGTCGCCCCTTTGTAA